The following proteins are encoded in a genomic region of Arthrobacter jiangjiafuii:
- a CDS encoding adenine phosphoribosyltransferase, giving the protein MKDAPAEPVNNETIEQTIERLGAVVPDYPKPGVVFRDLTPVFAGGEAFRAVVDSLLAEYKGRFDYVAGIEARGFLLAAAAAYAAGKGVLTVRKPGKLPRDTYSESYSMEYSENTLEVHQDDFPAGSRILILDDVLATGGTLGATARLIEQAGGIVAGFGVVLELRDLGGRTALHDYPVHALAAY; this is encoded by the coding sequence GTGAAAGATGCCCCGGCAGAACCGGTTAACAACGAGACCATTGAACAAACGATCGAACGTCTGGGAGCAGTTGTACCGGACTACCCCAAGCCGGGTGTGGTCTTCCGTGACCTGACCCCCGTTTTCGCTGGCGGAGAGGCCTTCCGCGCCGTCGTGGATTCCCTGCTGGCCGAGTACAAGGGCCGCTTTGACTACGTTGCAGGCATCGAAGCCCGCGGCTTCCTCCTCGCGGCAGCCGCCGCATATGCTGCCGGCAAGGGCGTCCTGACCGTCCGCAAGCCCGGCAAGCTGCCGCGCGATACGTACTCGGAAAGCTACTCCATGGAATACAGCGAAAACACGCTCGAGGTCCACCAGGACGATTTCCCTGCCGGCTCGCGGATCCTGATCCTCGACGACGTTCTGGCCACCGGCGGGACGCTCGGCGCCACGGCCCGCCTCATTGAACAAGCCGGTGGAATTGTTGCCGGTTTCGGCGTCGTGCTCGAACTGCGCGACCTTGGCGGCCGCACGGCGCTTCACGACTATCCCGTCCACGCGCTGGCCGCTTACTAG
- a CDS encoding HelD family protein has protein sequence MPETSSAHHELEHERHYVAGLYQRLDELREEKREQLAQVRRSHSAGSHQNRSERDAFATMYEDRLAQLNAVDDRLVFGRLDLDDGEERYIGRIGLSTEDLQRLMVDWRAPEAGTFYQATAFERQGVRRRRHLILKGRNVQAIEDDVLDYSMLEEEAALQGEGALLAALNSKRTGQMSDIVGTIQAEQDRIIRAPLAGTLVVQGGPGTGKTAVALHRAACLLYTHRERLKSAGVLLVGPSNAFIRYIERVLPSLGETGVVMSSLGQLMPGITAVQEEDAHVAEIKGRIDMVEVMANAVANRQRMVLEPRRLNVEGTILTLTPKMVARARDKARATGKPHNEARVTFVKILLRELTEQLTDQLEESAGAGNSTDRAYLAEDVRSSRDVRVALNLCWMPMTPEKLLSELFSKPGQLEAAAPALTDAEIALLRRSPDAPWTESDIPLLDEAAELLGELDASAGRDHALREEQRKRDLANAERAIENTEGFLEDSGAHGILSAEDLADHNTVGEERLTAADRAAVDRTWAFGHIVVDEAQELSAMQWRLLMRRCPLKSFTVVGDIAQTSSAAGATSWQQALTPFVGERWTLEELTVNYRTPAQIAEAAVRMANAAGLVVSAPKAVREGRWAPFIDQVPDGGLITRLMETLPEDLAALEGGLLAIIAEEHHLDAVRREVGAVYGRRLGTGAGGLEQDIVVTSPREAKGLEFDGVVILEPEELLTAAAGKVGDLYVAMTRPTQRLRLIAARPVPAGIVEEED, from the coding sequence ATGCCTGAAACGTCTTCTGCCCACCACGAGCTGGAACATGAGCGACACTATGTCGCCGGTTTGTACCAGCGACTCGATGAACTCCGCGAGGAAAAGCGCGAACAGCTGGCCCAGGTGCGGCGCAGCCACTCCGCCGGTTCGCACCAGAACCGCTCCGAGCGCGATGCCTTTGCGACCATGTATGAAGACCGCCTGGCACAGCTGAACGCCGTGGATGACCGGCTGGTGTTCGGCCGGTTGGACCTCGACGACGGCGAGGAGCGCTACATCGGCCGTATCGGCCTCTCCACGGAGGACCTGCAGCGCCTGATGGTCGACTGGCGTGCCCCCGAGGCCGGCACCTTTTACCAGGCGACGGCATTTGAACGCCAGGGCGTACGACGACGCCGCCACCTGATCCTCAAAGGCAGGAACGTGCAGGCCATCGAAGACGATGTCCTGGACTACAGCATGCTCGAAGAGGAAGCCGCCCTGCAGGGAGAAGGCGCCCTGCTGGCCGCGCTGAACTCCAAGCGCACCGGACAGATGTCTGACATCGTCGGCACCATCCAGGCCGAACAGGACCGCATTATCCGGGCACCGCTGGCCGGAACCCTGGTGGTGCAGGGCGGACCGGGAACGGGCAAGACCGCCGTCGCGCTCCACCGCGCCGCCTGCCTGCTGTACACCCACCGCGAACGGCTCAAGTCAGCCGGCGTGCTGCTGGTTGGCCCCTCCAATGCCTTCATCCGCTACATCGAACGTGTGCTGCCCTCCCTGGGCGAGACCGGCGTCGTGATGTCCAGCCTCGGCCAGCTGATGCCCGGCATCACCGCAGTGCAGGAAGAGGACGCCCACGTCGCCGAAATCAAGGGCCGGATCGACATGGTGGAGGTGATGGCCAACGCCGTCGCGAACCGCCAGCGCATGGTCCTGGAACCGCGCCGCCTGAACGTTGAGGGAACCATCCTCACGCTGACGCCGAAAATGGTCGCCCGGGCCCGCGACAAGGCCCGCGCCACCGGCAAGCCGCACAACGAAGCCCGCGTGACGTTCGTGAAGATCCTGCTGCGCGAACTCACCGAGCAGCTGACCGACCAGCTCGAGGAATCGGCCGGCGCCGGCAACAGCACCGACCGTGCCTACCTGGCCGAAGACGTGCGCAGCTCCCGCGATGTACGGGTGGCCCTGAACCTGTGCTGGATGCCGATGACGCCGGAGAAACTGCTCTCCGAGCTCTTCAGCAAGCCCGGCCAGCTCGAAGCTGCCGCCCCCGCCCTGACGGATGCGGAAATCGCCCTGCTGCGCCGCAGCCCGGACGCCCCGTGGACCGAATCCGACATTCCGCTGCTGGACGAGGCCGCCGAACTGCTGGGCGAGCTTGACGCCTCGGCCGGACGCGACCACGCCCTGCGCGAGGAACAGCGCAAGCGGGACCTGGCCAACGCCGAACGCGCCATCGAGAACACCGAGGGCTTCCTCGAAGACTCCGGCGCGCACGGCATCCTCTCCGCCGAGGACCTGGCCGACCACAACACCGTGGGGGAGGAGCGCCTGACCGCCGCCGACCGCGCCGCCGTCGACCGCACCTGGGCCTTCGGGCACATCGTGGTGGACGAGGCGCAGGAACTGTCCGCGATGCAGTGGCGGCTGCTGATGCGCCGCTGCCCGCTGAAGTCCTTCACCGTGGTCGGCGATATCGCCCAGACCAGTTCCGCTGCCGGTGCCACCTCCTGGCAGCAGGCGCTGACCCCGTTTGTGGGGGAGCGCTGGACCCTCGAAGAGCTCACCGTCAACTACCGCACCCCGGCACAGATCGCCGAAGCAGCAGTGCGGATGGCCAATGCGGCAGGGCTCGTGGTGTCCGCACCCAAGGCGGTCCGCGAAGGCCGCTGGGCGCCGTTCATCGACCAGGTGCCCGATGGCGGGCTGATTACCCGCCTGATGGAGACCCTGCCCGAGGACCTGGCCGCGCTCGAGGGCGGGCTGCTGGCGATCATCGCCGAGGAGCACCACCTCGACGCCGTCCGCCGGGAAGTCGGCGCCGTGTACGGCCGCCGCCTGGGCACCGGCGCGGGAGGCCTGGAGCAGGACATCGTGGT